In Mercenaria mercenaria strain notata chromosome 15, MADL_Memer_1, whole genome shotgun sequence, a single genomic region encodes these proteins:
- the LOC128548778 gene encoding uncharacterized protein LOC128548778, producing the protein MFQNNEQSNSLEQENDTFIGDSIRHLQELQLSSAQINRVSDFEKTVPIVVNDVYVFVEPDSGADVNVMDEFQFKTFQKKLSVPISLVNSMTKLNTLQNRLNVIGEFKAIARNQTRGTETKFVVTGGKINSAPLLGRQTLIDLGMLMIQPDGSLKKQNELRIPDPVHIKSVLNAQNANYIDQIMTEYEDVFKGVGKIQDKQTGEEVLVKFSMKPDATPVAQKPRPVPYYLQDPLKKWIDECIEQDIFERVKNGEVVTWCSPLVVQPKPRYNEIDKMKLEPHMIRASVDLRVPNKFMERSRILQSPIVEDVTYKFHDCTIFSKMDLKQGYHQLVLHPDSRKFATFSTPWGNMRPKRLIFGEKSSQDLFDEAMYRIFGDIPNCLNQRDDILIGGKT; encoded by the coding sequence atgtttcaaaataatgaacAATCAAATTCACTTGAGCAGGAAAATGATACTTTCATAGGTGACTCTATTCGACACCTTCAGGAATTACAATTAAGCAGCGCACAGATAAACAGGGtaagtgattttgagaaaacagTTCCAATTGTTGTGAATGATGTGTACGTATTTGTCGAACCCGATAGCGGTGCAGACGTCAATGTGATGGATGAATTTCagttcaaaacatttcaaaagaaattgtcGGTACCAATATCTCTGGTCAATAGTATGACAAAACTCAATACTCTTCAAAATAGACTCAATGTAATAGGAGAGTTTAAAGCAATAGCCAGGAATCAGACGAGAGGGACAGAAACCAAATTTGTTGTAACTGGAGGAAAAATAAACTCCGCTCCTTTATTAGGTCGACAAACATTGATTGATTTAGGAATGCTTATGATACAACCTGATGGTTCTTTGaagaaacaaaatgaattaaGAATACCAGACCCAGTACATATCAAATCTGTTCTTAATGCacaaaatgcaaattacattGATCAAATTATGACGGAATATGAGGATGTTTTCAAAGGAGTAGGAAAAATTCAAGACAAACAAACGGGTGAAGAGGTTTTGGTAAAATTTTCTATGAAACCAGATGCAACACCTGTAGCTCAGAAACCAAGACCAGTACCATATTATTTGCAAGACCCTTTAAAGAAATGGATAGATGAATGCATCGAACAGGACATTTTTGAGCGAGTAAAGAATGGAGAAGTTGTGACGTGGTGCTCGCCGCTAGTGGTACAACCAAAGCCGAGATACAATGAGATAGACAAAATGAAATTGGAGCCACATATGATACGAGCAAGTGTTGACCTGAGAGTACCAAACAAGTTCATGGAAAGAAGCAGAATTTTACAGAGCCCAATAGTAGAAGACGTTACGTACAAATTTCATGATtgcacaatattttcaaaaatggactTAAAACAAGGTTACCATCAACTTGTACTACATCCAGATTCGAGGAAATTTGCAACTTTCAGTACACCATGGGGGAATATGAGACCTAAGAGACTTATATTTGGGGAAAAATCGTCACAAGACCTGTTTGATGAAGCTATGTACAGGATATTTGGAGATATACCAAACTGCCTCAACCAACGAGATGACATTCTGATTGGGGGAAAAACTTAA